One Cohnella candidum genomic region harbors:
- a CDS encoding PAS domain S-box protein: MRRGAKMTDACVGHPSIFEHIYRHAPIGIAVAAPDDGRWIRVNGALCRMLGYTEEELLSMHDKQFSHPDDLDIDHSRILETFIDEEHVFSYDRRYLRKDGSVLWVSVHLSLVREEGTRKPEFLIVQYIDITARKEAEQKVLNDQAMYNLIFENTQDLITVSTPDGITRYCSPSIEPVLGYEQSEVVGRNNLAFYHPDDLREAASRSFTDQDLWICRVRHKTGHYVWFETAFHILRDAVGEVERIIGIGRDITERKRNEDMLAESQRIAKIGSWEWDVLHNRFTCTEEMRRIFSYRLTQSEADFDRYLACIHPDDRERMRAMFQLALEGGSYDWEFRIVQPDGQIRIIHALGKSMRDENGRIDKLAGTVVDITERKRMEGQLRESERQYRLISENSLDFISRHSADKRAEYLYASPSALKLLGYHPAELTGTSAYDYFHPDDVQRVNDYLIEQQLKADAYTVDYRIKRKDGRFIWVESSGRYTVDPDTGEFREIVAITRDITERKEYQRQLEESEQRYKSLFDNNPAAVYSMKLNGDYLTANANLEKITGYTLEELIGKYWGPLVHPKDLDRTIRNFELAKQGEPQSYDLTILHKDGHDVEINSTNIPIVVDGEVVGVYGITVDITERKRYMEQIEKLNDERSLILNSVSEGIFGLDEDGNITFINPAGAAILGYGADQFLRKNYRELLAYSRADGIPYRPEESPVLQTIRDGQPRYIPEEFTWRTDGSSFLSEYRVTPILDHGQIKGAVVVFRDITGEKEIIRAKESAEKADSAKSEFLAIVSHELRTPMNGVIGMTDLLLDTPLNEEQQDYAEMIRTSGEALMQILNEILDLSKIEAGKMEIRREPVDIRHVVGQVAELFSSKAAEKGVSLSSRADPAIPHYVMGDSSRLWQVLVNLVGNAVKFTERGSIRITVDLISRRDLGQFAIQIEVKDTGIGIPAAKLDHLFQPFTQLHPSLNRKYGGTGLGLSICKKLVELMGGSISVESLEGEGSAFRFILITERGDEAVEPTSEENATSAEAAEMDSSAGSRIQTLRILIAEDTHVNQRLLARMLEKTGCAVDVVQNGKEAVQAVQRNHYDLVFMDIEMPLMDGISAARCIRETLSADRIPVLVAVTAFARSEDREACLAAGMQDFIGKPISAGEVKRVLDQWCTPPI, translated from the coding sequence ATGAGAAGGGGAGCAAAAATGACAGACGCCTGCGTTGGCCATCCCTCGATTTTTGAGCATATTTATCGGCATGCACCGATCGGCATCGCCGTCGCAGCCCCGGATGACGGGCGGTGGATCCGGGTCAATGGGGCGTTGTGTCGCATGCTTGGTTATACGGAAGAAGAATTGTTGTCTATGCATGACAAACAATTCTCGCATCCGGACGATTTGGATATCGACCACAGCCGCATTTTAGAAACCTTCATCGACGAAGAACATGTTTTTTCCTACGACAGGCGTTATCTCCGGAAGGACGGCTCGGTTTTATGGGTATCCGTCCATCTTTCCCTGGTTCGGGAAGAAGGCACGCGTAAGCCTGAGTTCCTGATCGTTCAATACATCGATATCACGGCCCGTAAAGAGGCGGAACAGAAAGTCCTGAACGACCAAGCGATGTACAATCTCATTTTCGAAAATACGCAGGATCTCATCACGGTGAGTACGCCGGACGGGATTACCCGATACTGCAGCCCTTCCATAGAACCCGTGCTCGGGTACGAACAGAGTGAGGTTGTCGGTCGAAACAACTTGGCTTTTTACCATCCCGACGACTTGCGGGAAGCGGCATCGCGCAGCTTCACGGATCAAGACCTATGGATTTGCCGGGTCAGGCACAAAACGGGGCACTACGTTTGGTTTGAAACCGCCTTCCATATTTTGAGGGATGCGGTCGGCGAAGTGGAACGGATTATCGGCATCGGACGCGACATCACGGAACGCAAACGAAATGAAGATATGCTTGCCGAGTCCCAGCGAATCGCGAAAATCGGATCGTGGGAATGGGATGTCCTTCATAACCGTTTTACTTGCACGGAAGAGATGCGACGGATATTCAGCTACCGTCTTACTCAGAGCGAAGCGGATTTCGATCGTTACCTGGCGTGCATCCATCCGGACGACCGTGAACGGATGCGAGCCATGTTCCAACTCGCTCTAGAGGGTGGTTCTTATGATTGGGAATTCCGCATCGTCCAACCGGATGGTCAAATACGCATCATCCATGCGCTCGGAAAATCCATGCGCGATGAAAACGGCCGGATCGACAAGCTCGCGGGCACGGTCGTCGATATTACGGAACGCAAACGGATGGAAGGACAGCTCCGGGAAAGCGAACGGCAATACCGCTTGATTTCCGAAAACTCGCTGGACTTCATATCCCGACATTCTGCCGATAAACGCGCGGAATATCTCTACGCTTCACCTTCCGCGTTGAAGCTGCTCGGCTATCATCCCGCTGAACTCACGGGAACCAGCGCTTACGACTATTTCCATCCCGACGACGTGCAGCGCGTTAATGATTACTTGATCGAACAGCAGTTGAAGGCGGATGCCTATACCGTCGATTATCGGATCAAGCGTAAGGACGGACGGTTTATCTGGGTAGAGAGCTCCGGAAGGTACACGGTCGATCCGGATACCGGCGAGTTCAGGGAGATCGTGGCCATTACCCGCGACATTACGGAAAGAAAAGAATACCAACGCCAGTTGGAGGAGAGCGAGCAGAGGTATAAATCGTTATTCGACAACAACCCCGCCGCCGTATACTCCATGAAACTCAACGGGGATTATTTGACCGCGAACGCGAACCTCGAGAAAATTACCGGATATACCTTGGAAGAGCTGATCGGAAAGTATTGGGGTCCCCTCGTTCATCCGAAGGATTTGGACAGGACGATCCGAAATTTCGAATTGGCCAAGCAGGGAGAGCCGCAGAGCTATGATCTGACCATCCTTCACAAAGACGGCCATGACGTGGAAATAAATTCCACGAACATTCCGATCGTGGTAGACGGCGAGGTCGTCGGGGTTTACGGCATCACCGTCGACATTACCGAACGCAAACGTTACATGGAACAAATCGAGAAGCTTAACGATGAGCGATCCCTGATCTTGAATTCGGTTTCGGAGGGAATATTCGGACTTGATGAGGATGGGAACATCACGTTCATCAACCCGGCCGGAGCCGCCATATTAGGTTATGGGGCCGATCAATTCCTCCGTAAAAATTACCGGGAACTCCTTGCGTATTCCAGGGCTGACGGCATCCCTTACCGTCCGGAAGAATCTCCGGTTCTGCAAACCATCCGGGACGGCCAACCGCGCTATATCCCCGAGGAATTCACTTGGAGAACGGATGGCTCAAGCTTCCTCTCGGAATACCGGGTCACTCCGATTCTCGATCACGGGCAGATCAAAGGCGCCGTTGTCGTGTTTCGCGACATCACCGGCGAAAAGGAGATCATCCGAGCCAAAGAGTCCGCGGAAAAGGCCGATTCGGCCAAATCGGAATTCCTGGCGATCGTGAGCCACGAACTGCGCACCCCGATGAACGGAGTCATAGGGATGACGGATTTGCTGCTGGATACTCCTCTCAATGAAGAACAGCAGGATTACGCGGAGATGATCCGGACCAGCGGTGAAGCTTTAATGCAGATTTTGAACGAGATCCTGGATTTGAGCAAAATCGAGGCGGGAAAAATGGAGATCAGGCGGGAGCCCGTCGATATCCGGCACGTGGTCGGCCAAGTCGCGGAGCTATTCTCCAGCAAGGCGGCGGAGAAAGGCGTCTCCCTGTCCAGCCGTGCCGATCCGGCGATTCCCCATTATGTCATGGGGGATTCTTCGCGGCTCTGGCAGGTACTCGTCAATTTAGTCGGCAACGCGGTGAAGTTTACCGAACGCGGCAGCATCCGGATTACCGTCGATTTGATCTCACGGAGGGACTTAGGTCAGTTTGCCATTCAGATCGAAGTGAAAGATACCGGCATCGGAATTCCGGCGGCAAAGCTGGATCATCTGTTCCAACCGTTTACCCAGCTCCATCCCTCACTTAACCGAAAATACGGGGGCACCGGACTGGGCTTGTCGATATGCAAGAAGCTGGTGGAACTCATGGGCGGAAGCATTTCCGTAGAGAGCTTGGAAGGGGAAGGCTCCGCTTTCCGATTCATTCTGATAACCGAACGTGGAGATGAAGCGGTTGAACCGACAAGCGAAGAGAATGCGACATCGGCCGAAGCCGCCGAGATGGATTCCTCTGCCGGAAGCCGAATACAGACTTTGCGGATCCTGATCGCTGAAGACACGCACGTCAACCAAAGATTGCTCGCACGGATGCTGGAGAAAACAGGTTGCGCGGTGGACGTCGTCCAGAACGGCAAAGAAGCGGTGCAGGCGGTACAGCGCAATCACTACGATCTCGTATTCATGGATATTGAAATGCCCCTGATGGATGGCATCTCAGCAGCGCGCTGCATAAGGGAGACGCTGTCCGCCGACCGGATTCCCGTGCTGGTAGCGGTAACCGCGTTCGCCCGCAGCGAAGACAGGGAGGCATGTCTGGCCGCAGGCATGCAAGATTTTATCGGCAAACCGATCTCGGCGGGGGAAGTGAAGCGGGTGCTGGATCAGTGGTGTACTCCGCCGATCTAA
- a CDS encoding DUF3995 domain-containing protein translates to MQMIVVSAAAIILFLISAIHVYWAFGGQWGGKAAVPQKEGGRPAFVPGPAPTFAVAFIVLAVGLLLLVQSGQLSLLDSNAFTRICCILCTAVFFLRAVGDFKYVGFFKTVKHSVFSRNDTWLYSPLCLYLAISFAIAVWGSA, encoded by the coding sequence ATGCAAATGATCGTAGTGAGCGCCGCCGCTATCATTCTGTTTCTGATCAGCGCGATCCATGTATACTGGGCGTTCGGCGGCCAATGGGGCGGCAAAGCCGCGGTGCCGCAGAAGGAGGGCGGCCGTCCCGCGTTTGTGCCGGGACCGGCGCCGACTTTCGCCGTTGCCTTCATCGTGCTGGCGGTCGGTCTTCTCCTGCTTGTCCAGTCCGGGCAGCTGTCACTTCTGGATTCGAACGCCTTTACAAGGATTTGCTGCATCCTTTGCACGGCCGTATTTTTCTTGAGGGCGGTCGGCGACTTCAAGTACGTCGGGTTCTTCAAAACGGTGAAGCATTCGGTATTCTCGCGCAACGACACCTGGCTGTACAGCCCTCTCTGCCTGTATCTGGCGATCTCGTTCGCGATCGCGGTCTGGGGCTCCGCTTGA
- a CDS encoding nitrate/nitrite transporter, protein MKKQGFLQAGHKPSLFSAFLYFDVSFMVWVMMGPLAVIIMNDFDMTAVQKANLVALPTLGGSILRLVLGYLTDRIGPKRTGQLGLLLTMVPLVWAWLFANSLSSLYVIALLLGIAGASFAAALPLASRWYPPQYQGLAMGIAGAGNSGTIFATLFANRIANSFGDWHPVFGLALIPITIVFIVFSLLAKDSPQQPAPLKIADYGRVFRFRDTWLFCLLYSVTFGGFVGMSTYLTIFFNTQYGLSAVRAADFTTICVIGGSFFRPVGGWLADRLGGIRMLIMLYAGVSVLLFAISSLPSLSLIIALLFVMMMMLGMGNGAVFQLVPQRFRKEIGIMTGIVGAAGGLGGYFLPKILGTIKQSAGSYAPGFLILAGIAMLCALIVIAVQKDWKATFVGNGGRAQAADELTAQA, encoded by the coding sequence ATGAAAAAACAAGGGTTTTTGCAAGCCGGACACAAGCCGTCGTTGTTCAGCGCGTTTCTGTACTTTGACGTCAGCTTCATGGTGTGGGTCATGATGGGACCCCTCGCGGTCATCATCATGAACGACTTCGACATGACGGCGGTCCAGAAAGCGAATCTCGTGGCGCTCCCGACGCTCGGCGGCTCCATCTTGAGGCTGGTGCTCGGATACTTGACCGACCGCATCGGACCCAAACGCACCGGGCAGCTTGGCCTGCTGCTGACCATGGTGCCGCTCGTGTGGGCATGGCTCTTCGCCAACAGCCTGAGCAGCCTGTACGTCATCGCGCTGCTGCTCGGGATCGCGGGCGCCAGCTTCGCCGCCGCCCTTCCGTTGGCAAGCCGCTGGTATCCGCCGCAATATCAGGGCCTGGCCATGGGGATCGCCGGAGCCGGCAACAGCGGGACGATCTTCGCGACGCTGTTCGCCAACCGGATCGCCAACTCCTTCGGCGATTGGCATCCCGTGTTCGGCCTGGCTCTCATTCCGATCACCATCGTCTTCATCGTGTTCTCCCTGCTGGCCAAAGACAGCCCGCAGCAACCCGCTCCGCTTAAGATCGCCGATTACGGCCGCGTGTTCCGTTTCCGCGACACCTGGCTGTTCTGCCTGCTGTACAGCGTCACCTTCGGCGGATTCGTAGGCATGTCCACGTACCTGACCATTTTCTTCAACACCCAATACGGGCTGTCGGCCGTCCGTGCCGCCGACTTCACGACGATCTGCGTTATCGGGGGCAGCTTCTTCCGTCCGGTGGGCGGTTGGCTGGCCGACCGGCTCGGCGGCATCCGCATGCTGATCATGCTCTACGCCGGGGTAAGCGTGTTGCTGTTCGCCATTTCGTCGCTCCCGTCTCTCAGCCTCATTATCGCGCTCCTGTTCGTCATGATGATGATGCTGGGCATGGGCAACGGGGCCGTATTCCAGCTCGTTCCGCAGCGATTCCGCAAGGAAATCGGCATCATGACCGGCATCGTCGGCGCCGCGGGCGGCTTGGGCGGCTACTTCCTGCCGAAAATCCTCGGCACCATCAAGCAATCCGCCGGCAGCTACGCGCCGGGCTTCCTGATTCTTGCGGGAATCGCGATGCTGTGCGCCCTCATCGTGATCGCCGTGCAGAAGGATTGGAAAGCCACCTTCGTCGGCAACGGCGGCCGCGCCCAGGCGGCCGATGAGCTGACGGCTCAAGCTTAA
- a CDS encoding DUF1835 domain-containing protein, protein MLHIVNGDSVAEKLRQGGVQGKVMPWTEIYSYGPVFPDMADSRLLAARAEYLETTLGIPQYLYRETCEKQLRVLKELQKGEEVVLWFEYDLYDQTMLLFLLDWFSRRPYGEIRLNLLCIGSYPGEDDFRGLGQLTAQQLIGLAGTCHPVSREELELGRMAWKAYSSPEPEEHLRLLNEDTAALPYLRDAFEAHLARLPSVRNGAGIVEQTVLDLVAEGCVRPLDLFGQAGDRLRLLGMGDLEFWRHLAAMTARPQPLLSVRGISSFPDFGRPDPSPLREAEVSLTELGRKVKAGEADWMAFRETDGWYGGLHVSGKDAGWRWDTDRRTLIRR, encoded by the coding sequence ATGCTTCATATCGTTAACGGGGATTCCGTGGCGGAGAAATTACGGCAAGGCGGCGTACAAGGGAAGGTGATGCCGTGGACGGAAATTTATTCTTACGGACCGGTCTTCCCGGATATGGCGGATAGCCGTCTCCTTGCGGCGAGAGCCGAGTATCTGGAGACCACCTTGGGCATTCCGCAGTATCTGTACCGGGAAACCTGCGAGAAACAGCTTCGGGTACTTAAGGAGCTCCAGAAGGGCGAAGAGGTCGTGCTTTGGTTCGAATACGACCTGTACGACCAGACGATGCTCCTCTTTCTGCTGGATTGGTTTTCAAGGCGGCCGTACGGAGAGATCCGGCTGAATCTGCTGTGCATCGGCTCGTATCCCGGCGAGGATGATTTTCGGGGATTGGGGCAACTGACGGCGCAGCAACTGATCGGCTTGGCGGGGACCTGTCATCCCGTCAGCCGCGAGGAGCTCGAGCTGGGCCGCATGGCGTGGAAAGCCTACTCTTCTCCGGAACCGGAAGAGCACCTGCGGTTGTTGAACGAGGACACGGCTGCGCTGCCCTATCTTCGGGACGCCTTCGAAGCGCATTTGGCCAGGCTGCCTTCCGTGCGCAATGGTGCCGGTATCGTAGAACAAACGGTGCTCGATTTGGTCGCCGAAGGGTGTGTTCGACCGTTGGACTTGTTCGGGCAAGCGGGAGACCGGCTGCGTCTGCTGGGAATGGGCGACTTGGAATTTTGGCGGCATCTGGCGGCCATGACGGCAAGGCCTCAACCCTTGCTGAGCGTTCGCGGAATCTCGTCGTTTCCCGACTTTGGCCGTCCGGACCCCTCGCCTTTGCGCGAGGCTGAAGTCAGCTTGACGGAGCTGGGACGAAAAGTAAAAGCGGGAGAAGCGGACTGGATGGCATTCAGAGAGACGGACGGTTGGTATGGCGGCTTGCATGTGAGCGGAAAGGACGCGGGCTGGCGGTGGGATACGGACCGCAGGACGTTGATCCGCAGATGA
- a CDS encoding alpha/beta-type small acid-soluble spore protein has protein sequence MSRRRRYLVPGAERGMQNFKADVMRNEGYSVNPARPDDVKFEVAKDLGVPLKPGDNGELSTEDAGHVGGKIGGSMVREMIRLAQEKLAKRDQP, from the coding sequence ATGTCCAGAAGGCGCAGATACTTGGTGCCCGGAGCGGAGCGGGGCATGCAGAATTTTAAGGCAGACGTCATGAGAAACGAAGGCTATTCCGTGAATCCGGCCCGGCCGGACGACGTGAAGTTCGAAGTGGCCAAAGATCTAGGCGTGCCGCTCAAGCCGGGAGACAACGGAGAGCTTTCAACGGAAGATGCCGGACATGTCGGCGGCAAGATCGGAGGGTCCATGGTCAGGGAAATGATCCGTCTCGCCCAGGAGAAGCTGGCCAAGCGGGATCAACCGTAG
- a CDS encoding Rrf2 family transcriptional regulator has translation MKQISSRFSVAVHILSLIAVSPQDCTGDFIAASANTNPVIIRRIMGMLKKAGLVEVRPGVGGATLRKAPDRITLLDVYRAVEAAEEGRLFNFHEHPNPNCPVGRNIEAVLRTEMQEAQSAMEQRLAQVTLESLTTQFA, from the coding sequence ATGAAGCAGATCAGCAGCAGATTTTCCGTCGCGGTCCATATTCTCTCCCTGATCGCGGTGAGTCCCCAAGATTGCACCGGCGATTTCATCGCGGCCAGCGCCAATACGAACCCGGTCATCATCCGCAGGATCATGGGGATGCTGAAGAAGGCCGGTCTCGTCGAGGTGCGCCCCGGTGTCGGAGGAGCTACTCTGCGGAAAGCTCCCGATCGGATCACGCTTCTGGACGTTTACCGCGCCGTCGAGGCTGCCGAAGAGGGACGGTTGTTCAACTTCCATGAGCACCCGAACCCGAATTGTCCCGTCGGACGCAACATCGAGGCGGTCCTTCGCACGGAAATGCAAGAGGCCCAATCCGCGATGGAGCAGAGATTGGCCCAAGTGACGCTGGAGAGTCTGACCACCCAATTCGCGTGA
- a CDS encoding SDR family oxidoreductase, with product MKILVTGATGKFGSLVVEKLLELVPADQVAVSVRNPEKAEGLRTRGVEVRQGDFDHPETLDKAFAGVDRLLIVSADGDNETRIRQHQAAVAAAQRANVGFIAYTSLANAGASDLFLAPVHKVTEEAIRATGIPYSFLRNNWYLENEASSVQAVIAGAPWLTSAGSGKVGWAARRDYAHAAAAVLAGNGHDSTVYELSGKPLTQEELASILAGVLGRDVPVQQVDDETYAGIMASAGVPEAFVPFLLAIQSGIRGGYLDVESGDLEKLLGRPATPIVEGLRQIVNEAKA from the coding sequence ATGAAAATTTTGGTAACAGGCGCAACGGGGAAATTCGGTTCGCTGGTTGTAGAGAAACTGCTGGAGTTGGTACCGGCGGACCAAGTAGCAGTCAGTGTCCGCAATCCGGAGAAAGCCGAAGGCTTGCGAACTCGGGGCGTTGAGGTTCGTCAGGGAGATTTCGACCATCCGGAAACGCTGGACAAAGCGTTCGCCGGCGTGGACCGTCTCCTGATCGTATCCGCGGACGGCGACAACGAGACCCGGATCCGTCAACATCAGGCAGCCGTGGCAGCGGCCCAACGCGCTAACGTTGGATTCATCGCGTACACCAGCTTGGCGAATGCCGGGGCCAGCGATTTGTTCCTCGCCCCCGTCCATAAAGTGACGGAAGAAGCGATCCGGGCAACGGGCATCCCCTATTCTTTCCTTCGCAACAACTGGTACCTGGAAAACGAAGCGTCTTCCGTGCAAGCCGTAATCGCAGGTGCACCGTGGCTGACGTCCGCAGGCTCGGGTAAAGTAGGCTGGGCGGCACGCCGGGACTACGCGCATGCCGCAGCCGCCGTTCTGGCCGGCAACGGACACGATAGCACGGTTTACGAGCTGTCCGGCAAGCCGCTGACCCAGGAGGAGCTGGCTTCCATCCTCGCCGGCGTGCTGGGTCGTGACGTTCCCGTGCAGCAGGTCGATGACGAGACGTATGCGGGCATCATGGCAAGCGCCGGCGTACCGGAAGCGTTCGTCCCGTTCCTCTTGGCCATCCAAAGCGGAATCCGCGGCGGATATCTCGACGTGGAAAGCGGCGATCTGGAGAAACTGCTCGGCCGTCCGGCAACGCCGATCGTCGAAGGTCTTCGTCAAATCGTAAACGAAGCGAAAGCATAA
- a CDS encoding neutral zinc metallopeptidase, producing the protein MQWQGRRGSSNVEDRRGMGGKTLIGGGIGGLIILLLSTLLGGNAGDLLNSLTGTGADSNSNSAYVETQDEKELTQFVSVVLADTEDVWTQVFKEEGRVYEKPTLVLYTDSVQSACGTAGSSVGPFYCPGDRKLYIDLSFYDELKQKFGAPGDFAMAYVIAHEVGHHVQTLLGTMGDGSDRSNEHSVRIELQADYLAGVWAHYEQDMNVLEQGDLEEALNAASAVGDDTLQKKAQGYVVPESFTHGTSDQRKRWFYKGFQSGRIEGGDTFNTDEL; encoded by the coding sequence ATGCAGTGGCAAGGCAGAAGAGGCAGCTCCAACGTGGAAGACCGAAGGGGTATGGGAGGGAAAACGCTCATCGGGGGCGGCATCGGCGGTTTGATTATTTTGCTGCTCTCCACGCTGCTTGGCGGCAATGCGGGAGATTTGCTGAATTCGCTGACGGGAACGGGAGCGGACTCGAACTCGAACTCCGCTTATGTGGAAACGCAGGATGAAAAGGAACTCACGCAGTTCGTGTCGGTCGTTCTCGCGGATACGGAAGACGTGTGGACGCAAGTGTTCAAGGAGGAAGGCCGGGTATACGAAAAACCGACGCTGGTGCTGTACACGGACAGCGTCCAGTCCGCTTGCGGGACGGCCGGCTCGTCGGTTGGGCCGTTTTATTGTCCGGGGGATCGTAAACTGTACATCGATTTGAGTTTCTACGACGAGCTCAAGCAGAAGTTCGGCGCGCCCGGGGATTTCGCCATGGCTTACGTGATCGCTCACGAGGTCGGCCATCACGTGCAAACCCTGCTCGGCACGATGGGCGACGGTTCGGACAGGTCGAACGAGCATTCCGTGCGCATCGAGCTGCAGGCGGATTATTTGGCCGGCGTATGGGCCCATTATGAGCAAGACATGAACGTGTTGGAGCAAGGTGACCTGGAAGAAGCGCTGAATGCGGCAAGCGCCGTCGGCGACGACACGCTGCAGAAGAAGGCACAAGGCTATGTCGTCCCCGAAAGCTTCACGCACGGAACCTCCGATCAGAGAAAACGGTGGTTTTATAAAGGCTTCCAATCCGGCAGAATCGAAGGAGGAGATACTTTCAATACGGACGAACTATAA
- a CDS encoding DNA-3-methyladenine glycosylase: MQPVDPSFFKRSALELAPALLGMLLVKETPAGPASGWIVETEAYAGPEDRAAHSFGNRRTARTEVMFGRPGFAYIYEMHTHTLLNVVAGEEGKPEAVLIRAVEPCAGIDLMYARRGAVKKERDLTSGPGKLARALGIVKADYGKPLYELPLFIAAGRAPGTVMAGPRIGIDNSGEARDYPWRFWELGNPYVSK, encoded by the coding sequence ATGCAACCGGTTGATCCCTCATTTTTCAAGCGGTCCGCGCTGGAGCTGGCACCGGCGCTGCTAGGCATGCTGCTCGTCAAGGAAACGCCCGCCGGTCCCGCGTCCGGCTGGATCGTCGAGACGGAGGCTTACGCGGGGCCGGAGGACCGGGCGGCCCACAGCTTCGGCAACCGGAGAACCGCGAGGACGGAAGTCATGTTCGGCCGGCCCGGATTCGCCTACATTTACGAAATGCATACGCATACGCTCCTGAACGTCGTAGCCGGCGAGGAGGGCAAGCCTGAAGCGGTATTGATCCGCGCGGTAGAGCCTTGCGCCGGGATCGATCTCATGTATGCCCGCCGCGGTGCGGTCAAGAAGGAGCGGGATCTCACGAGCGGTCCGGGCAAGCTGGCCCGCGCGCTGGGCATCGTGAAAGCCGATTACGGCAAGCCGCTTTACGAGCTGCCGCTGTTCATCGCGGCAGGGAGGGCGCCCGGCACCGTCATGGCCGGTCCCCGCATCGGCATCGACAACAGCGGGGAGGCACGCGATTATCCCTGGCGTTTTTGGGAGCTCGGCAATCCGTATGTATCCAAGTAG